Genomic segment of Panicum virgatum strain AP13 chromosome 2K, P.virgatum_v5, whole genome shotgun sequence:
AAAATTACTTTCTCTAAGCTGCAGATCCTTCAACACCGCCCACGATTCTGCCCACAGCTTCTTGGCTACTTCCGTGTCATACGACAGTCGGGAGGATCTGATAGTTCTCCCTTTCCCTCCGAAGAAATACTTCCCAGATTCTTCCTGAAAGTAACATCGTGGAATTATAGAGTTCGAAGTTGGTACCAAATGCAATTGCATCATTTCTTGTGAAAGATGAAAACTTTGCCGGATAGAATGACAAGCTTACATGTGGCGCCAAAGCAGCATCAAGGACGGAACCAACCCCAATATCAGGTTCCTGCAGGAGATTCAGGAAGCGCAAAACCAAGAACGCAAACCACGAAAGACACTTGGGAAGCTCTCGCATGATCTTTGTTTCCACAACACCAGGATCAGCGGCACTAAAAACAAGACATATAGCAAGTCGTATGAAGCATGTTAGATAAGCTGCTACTCGTGGATGAATGGGAACATTGCTAAAGCTTTATGTTAAGTAGGGGATACAGAGTATTGAAACATTAGTATGAGCTTTCCTATCTATCTTTTTACAACaaagattaaaaaaattatattctcCAATTGAATAATATACTAACATCTGAAACAGATGTCACAGAAAGGTCTTTCTCTGTGGTTAAAGAACAAGCATCCCGGTAAACATGGTATAATTAGAGTATGGTCCATTTAGAGTCTAATGGGTGTAGCCTAAAGGGTAGTGAGGCTCTATTATCCTCACAAatttcaaacaaataaaacggGCCCATATACCTTTAGTAATGGTAAAAAGAATGTTTGCCAGGACAAACGGGCCAATGCAGTTTTTCAAATAATCAAATAAAATCATGACAGATGATCGATGGTGCATACATGACAGAGACGGCAGATGACATGTGAAGCTGTCGATGAAGCTCATATGAGAACATCAGTATACAAACTGCAATAACTCAATGAATTTACAAAAGTTAGGATAGAATTACATGAAGCATACTAGAACATTGAGCCAACAGACTCACGTTTGGTATACTCATAAGTAGAAGCTAAGGGGTAGCTTTCTCCTACTGAGCACGGATCAAATTTCATCCCTCTCAATGCATCCTCAGACACATCAATAGATGATACTGCATAGGAAAAAGTTGCGCATTTTATCAAACAGGGTATCTCGTTCTTGGAGTGAGAGAAAGAGAAACAAGTACAATGGTAGTATATGATATATCCAACATGCAAACTAAGCTTTCCATTTCCATTGAGCACCATGTATGAGTTACTACTAGAGGGGATGCCATGGTGAGTAAATGGCACAAGTATATATAAATTTCGAAACAGTAGAGCCAGTTATGCAGctagcaaacactagcaaaacaACAAAGGAAAATGGATAACATGGAAACTTGTATAACAGGATATCTTTTGTTAATGCAGTGCTTCAGTTGAACATAGGTTCAGAAATAGTTCAAAGTTTGTTGGAACAAATAATGAAACTTAACACTTACCACATCTGTGTGTGAAAGATGTTAGATTAACAACTCGAGAAGGTACCGAGCTGTTCTTCAGCAATGGTAAAAGAATGCTGGTCAGGATGAAGGGACCAATGTAGTTAGTCTGTATCATCCTGAAATTTCCATGTAGTAAGGTTTAGTTATTAACCACTATAACGGAAGAACAAAAATATAATGctgaaataaagaaaagaacatGTATTGATAGCACAACAATAATTGCAAGAAAAACCAAGGGAAGCACCTACTCATCAAGCCCGTCCCCGGTTACTCGATGCGACTTTGCTAATATGCCAGCATTATTAATCAAAAGCTGTATAGCAGACTCTGAACATGTCTCCTGAATCCATTGCTTCAGAGAAGTTCCAAacttctttattgacttgtacGATGCCAAGTCAAGTTGAAATGCTTCAAGACGGGCATCTGGTTGTTGCCTCTGAATTCCTTGAACAGTCTGTTTCACAGAGAACAGCAATGATTACAGCAGTAAATAATAGCATAGTATACGACTAGTGCAAACACGGTATATATAATACCTCATATAACAACTGCGTGGAACGTCCAGCTGAGAAATAATAGAAGTGCATACCGATTCAGTACACCAACACAGATGAATAAATCCGACAAGAACAAAAATCGAGGCAAATTTCTACTGCAGTGACTGTAGCAAGAGTACAAATGAATAAACATGGAACAAAATCTAGAACAGAGGAGCTGCTAAACCTAGTGCAATCAACTGATGGACAATGATATCAAAGACATTGATTCATTGAGGGCCATGGCCACCAAGAAAAAGAGGACAATCTCTGCTCGGAAGTCCTTGCTAAAGAATCCGCGCAGAAGGTTTTACAAATTCAGCAACCAATCAGAGCAAAAGGCAGCAAGGAAACTAGAAGTTCATTTTTCTTGGTAAGATTCGATGTACTTGGCAACACACAGGTGCAGCGCACCTGTTCGACGGAATGCCCACTCCAAGCAACTCACTCACCGAGCACGACGTGGTAGCCCTcccgcgccagcgccgccgccgccgccctgcccagCCCCGACGTCGCCTGAAATCGCCACAACGGGGGACGTCGTCATGCGGAGGAAGACACAGGGAGAGGGGGGGAGGACACGCGCATGAGCGAGGGCGGGTGTATTACCCCGGTGACCACGCAgatggggcggcggccggcgccgggccgcggtcgccggcggccagggGTGGCCGCGTCCCGGCcgcggaggatgacgaggaggtAGGAATGGAGGAGGGAGATGGCCCAGAGGATGGCCATGCGCCAGAACTGCGGCGAGCAGACCATGCGGAGCGCCTCGCGGTCCATGGCGGCCGCGGTCGGTTTACCGTGGCGTGGAATCAATCCACGAGCAGTCCTGACGAGGTGGTAGAATGCTTAAGGAATTGGATGCATAGCAACTGCGACTCGATAGTCTAGAAGTCAACTGTAACCGAATTGTATGCAGTGATGAATTTCTAGCCATGGGTAGAGTATTTGCAAAcgataagaaaaaaaaacagagaaccCCTCTGACCTCTATTGACCACTTCCTCTAGTGAGTGTTTGGTGTTAGGATTAGACATTTGGGTAATACATCGAGAGGGATAGCAGGAGAGATGATGGTTACACAACATTGTGCTTGCCGGCTGTTGTCGTTTGGTATTCGCAATTCTGCATTAGACCACTAGGGCCCAGTCCATTGTTTCGCATAGGTCCCGgaatttgccggtacggccctgaTGTCGGCCAGTAATTTGGTTGTGCTGTTTAGTTAATGGTACAAATGTAATATTCCTGAAGCACAAAGAACCCAACAATAAACTCCATGCGCTGTAAGGCAACCCGCCGCTAGCCTAAATCATGAGCCCACAGAATGGTCGATGCactcacaaacaaacaaaaaagaaacGAAAACTCTAGCACAATACACTAGCCCTAATCCACATATTGAACCTATTTTCTGGAAATAAAATGAATCTTTTTGAGCTCTAATACTATTTTTTCTCAACATGAACTAAACAtgttcataactttttcattttaactaaaaaaaagaaagttaTTACTATTTTTTTCCTAAGAAACGTAGTCTATCTGTTGATGATCTATTTGAAGTCATTCAGAACATGTTTATTCTTGCACATAGTATTGTTTTTCTTGAGGACTGAGTATACTGAAATGAACATATAAGATTCAACCAACTCCAAAATAGAGCACCAACAGATACGCTATATATTTTACAGAAAAGGCATtgctttatattttttttatttaaaacgAACTAGCTAGTTACAGATTTTTTAGACTAAACCAGTTTTATATTGATTCCACAAATTAAAATTGAGCTGATTTAGCAAAGTCGAATCTTTTCTATTACATCAGTAGACGAGAAGATATTCATGCTTGCCCTCGCCGGCGCTGTCCTCCTTCCCGGCTTCCTCTGGCCGTGTTTGGGACAGCGGTGGCGACGCTTAAACGCGATAAGCGGAAAAAATCCCGCCGAACGCCTCGCGTCAGACGCGCGTTCATTCACCCAACGCCTGCAGCGCAAAACGCGGATCTTTGAACTGCGCGGAGGAAAATCGGAGAAACGAGCTCCGAGCTGCGATCGCGTTTAAGCGGCGCGCTGCTGGTGGCCgcggtcccaaacagggcctctATGTCGTCAAGAACCGCCGGTGCAGCTAGCAGTTAGCTTCCGCCATCGTGGCCGCCGTTGTTGCGGCTGCTCGGGCTCGGCCGGGGTATGCTACTTTGCGGTTGCCCGTAAGTTGGGCCTGGTCCGGTCAATTTCGGACCAAAATAAGTTTCCGTTATTTTGCTCCTACTAGGCCCCACCCCATTCTCTTTTGTTTTCAGCTTTGCCCCTCCACTTAACTGGTCTGTTGGATCCTGTAACTCATGCCATCTGTTTTGATTGGCCTTTGCCCTTTGGTTCCGCACGCCACCAAAGTTCTAtcgcatttttttttgaaaaaaatatattggTCGGCAGTttgtataataaaataatatgaattgaaaaaatttgtaaaaaaattggaCGCTAAAATGGAGACAAGAAAAATAGGAACGAAAAAATAAttttagaataaaaaataaataaaatttgggACCAAAAACTGGGAGCAGAAATCCAAAAGCCATAAAATATTTGTGttgaaaaattttggaaacaaAATTTGTGATCAATATTTaagtgaaaatttttgaaaagaaaaatattcaGAAACAttatttgaaaacaaaaattcaaaataaaaataaaaatctcattgcaaaaaatattgGAAAGAAAAAATTTGATAACAAAAATTATGaagtaaaattttcaaaaagagATAAAATTTGGAAACCAAAtttcagaagaaaaaatatgACCATCCACAGGAGACACGGAAGATGGAATGGGGAAAGAAAATTGAAAAGGTATATAGAATGCTGGGGGGCCACCATGTGGGGTTAGGTTACGTGGGCAGCGAGCTTGATTTGTGAGCGAGGACTGGTTGAGTGGTGGTCGAGGCACGTGCGAATCCACCGTGAATTTGGAAACGACCGGTCGATGGTAGAATCAGGATTGGGGGCtctgccgcctccgcctcgtcgGCTGCCAGTGCCGGTGTAGACGTGTGACGACAAAACAGCACAAGTACAGGCCTTagccacaaaaaaaaaatccccagaTGCGCTGAAATAGGCGTCCAATACGATGATCCGGCGCCTGCAGATTTATCTAGCAATGATCGCTATAATTAAGCTGAGAAAAGTCCATTCTTATCTCCGTCGCTAATCGGTTGTCTAAGTGAGGACAAAGATTCCTTCGGGAAAAAAATGAGGACAAAGATGTCTCCTTTCGTGTTCGTCTACGTCCGGCGCCGTCGCACTGTTTCTCGGCTTCGTCTAcgttagggatgaaaacggatcGGTTACGGACGGATATCACTgatattgtatttattttcatatttgtGTTCGAATACGGAGTCGGATACGGATAGTGTTAATTTTTATCGGAtaagattgtaatggatatcaacatcataaaaatataagCTTTGAGCATTCGAATACGCTATAAGAGATTGGGCCTTCTATGACAAATTTGTTGGATTATGACGCACTTTCGATGACAGTAGCATATAGTCAGGGAAGGGGTATAATGACAAGAAAAAAACTGTAATTGTCACAATCTAGGTTGTCACAATCCACACTAGATAGTGACAAttacaactttttttttgtcattgtACCCATTCCATGACTATATGCTGGTGTCATAGAAGGTGCGTCATAATCTAGAAAATTGTCATAGAAGGCCCAATCTCTTGTAATCCTTCCAGACCGGATCCAATTCGAATATGACGCACCTTCTATGACCGATATTGGATATTCGgaatcggatacggacggataaaaaTACTTCCAGACCGGATCGAATTCAAATACGGTCGGaaaatatccgtaccatttGCATCCCTAGTCTACGTCGTCAAGAACCGCCGGAGCAAAAGCAAACTCGCGCCGTCGCCCGTGTGGTGTCTGGCAGGCTGCCACTACTCGGCCACCTCCATTTCTTCGCCTccccccccaccaccacccccaCACCGCTAAGCAGCACCTccgttcactactacaaaaatagtTTTTGATCTTCAACATTTATCCCGACCATAATTGAACCCGGGAATAATCTAGTCATCAGTCCCGAATTCAAAATCTAGGAGGCAAGAGGGCTCTTTGGTTCCGGTTGGAATTCAAAATCTAGGAGGCAAGAGGGCTCTATGGTTCCGGTTGGAATTCCAACCTCCAAGTGGGACTAACTAAAGAGCCTAAACTTAGTCTcggttggtaccaccaacccAAACTAAAGGATCATCCTTTAATTCCAGTTGTTACCGTCAACCGGAATCGAAGGACCATTTAGTCTCGGATGGTGTTACCAACTCAGACTAAAGGATCCTCTATGGGATAGTTTAGAAGGATGGCATCCCATACATAGTTATATGTGTTGCGTAGATGTGTTGGTAAGAAAGCTATGCGTGAGGCAAAAAAATTAGTAGTATGatgtttctgtagtagtggctaTGGCCGGGCGCCCGCGGATCCTGCTCGAGTAATTGAATTTTGGCCCTATAACACCCCTAGGCCCAAACAAAGACACCCCCCACTAGTCCAGCCAACGCCCCAAGAGGGAAAAAAATCCACCACGAGTCCACaattactgcttccttccattCTTGCTTGCACCTCGTAAACGAGCCTCCCTCGTGAGTCGCGACTGTTTGCCTCCCTGGCGGCCTCCCTCGTGATCGCTTCGCCTCCTGCCTGGCCATCGCCCCTCCCTGGCTCCCTCGGTTGGCTCTCCGCCCTCGCCCAGGCTCGCCCCCTCGCTGCCTGGCTGCGTGCCTCGCGACCCCGCCTGCTCCCGCCGGGCGTCGGCCAGTGGCCCAGTGCGGCTATACGTCCAGGGCGTTGCCGCCCACCGGCAGGCGGCATCGACGCACCGCGGCagtgccgccgcggccaccggccGTCCCGGCGTCCCGCGGCCCCTGGCCCCGGCCAGACTGGCAGGCCTCCATGACGCCACACGCCCACCCAATCATCACTTCATCAGGTACTCGGTGGTTGGTGTTGTCCAGCTCATAGTCACCAAAAATCTGGGTCGATCGGGTCGCGGGTCGGGGTCGAGGGTCACGGTACGCAGCTGTCTAAAAACATGGATCGAAGGGGTTACTTCGGAACGATGGACCCCAATCAGTTAGGGTCGATGGCCCGGGTCGATGAGCCATGAAGAAGGCCCATCAGATGATTAATACAATGGATTAAAAGCAAAAGAATAAGAAACAGTAAATTGGGCTGTGCACCTGCTGACCGGCCCATCCAGCTCAGTAGCCCACTGCCCACCTCCACCTAATGTAACCCTAGCCAGCCTCCGGTCCCAGGCAGTCATGCACGCAGCCACCTCTCTCTCTGCTCAGGCGACTCAGTGCCGGCGGCCACAAATCAATAGCCGGGAGCCATCCCTTGCACCAGAAACAAGTAAAATCGAATGCCCATGAACTCCTCTTCTATTCTGCGCTCTCAGATTTGTTGGAGATGGCTTAATCCTCCCTT
This window contains:
- the LOC120677264 gene encoding short-chain dehydrogenase TIC 32 A, chloroplastic-like; the protein is MDREALRMVCSPQFWRMAILWAISLLHSYLLVILRGRDAATPGRRRPRPGAGRRPICVVTGATSGLGRAAAAALAREGYHVVLAGRSTQLLYETVQGIQRQQPDARLEAFQLDLASYKSIKKFGTSLKQWIQETCSESAIQLLINNAGILAKSHRVTGDGLDEMIQTNYIGPFILTSILLPLLKNSSVPSRVVNLTSFTHRCVSSIDVSEDALRGMKFDPCSVGESYPLASTYEYTKLCILMFSYELHRQLHMSSAVSVIAADPGVVETKIMRELPKCLSWFAFLVLRFLNLLQEPDIGVGSVLDAALAPHEESGKYFFGGKGRTIRSSRLSYDTEVAKKLWAESWAVLKDLQLRESNFGNG